A single window of Nicotiana sylvestris chromosome 3, ASM39365v2, whole genome shotgun sequence DNA harbors:
- the LOC104217992 gene encoding uncharacterized protein, translating into MAVRHSPLVPFLVWKSSSTKKERPSERVLVRSSNHKSSIKLARDTTSPLQIGSPSNQKLKVFEDQSTGIVCYRDANGEITCEGYDEGPRFCQQLPRFSSNSRDEEIIELLQRCWLHIADSAEFN; encoded by the exons ATGGCTGTGAGACACTCTCCTTTGGTTCCTTTCCTAGTTTGGAAATCATCTTCAACAAAAAAGGAAAGGCCTTCAGAAAGAGTGCTGGTGCGTTCAAGCAATCACAAATCTTCAATCAAATTAGCTAGAGATACCACTAGTCCTCTTCAGATCGGATCACCTTCCAACCAAAAGCTTAAG GTATTTGAAGATCAGTCAACGGGCATAGTTTGTTATAGAGACGCGAATGGAGAGATCACTTGTGAAGGATATGATGAAGGTCCTCGTTTCTGCCAGCAATTGCCAAGGTTTTCTTCTAATTCAAG AGATGAAGAAATTATAGAGCTCCTCCAAAGATGCTGGCTTCATATAGCTGATTCTGCTGAGTTCAATTAG